CTGTCTCTTCACTTATTATTCTCACTATGCACCTTTGCGAGCGTTGGGGGTTTTCAAAACACTTGGCGAGGTCCGGAATCTTACCAAGTAATAACATTTAACCTCGAGAGACGAGCTCGTGTAAAGTTGGGAATTCGTT
The Primulina huaijiensis isolate GDHJ02 unplaced genomic scaffold, ASM1229523v2 scaffold41491, whole genome shotgun sequence genome window above contains:
- the LOC140969391 gene encoding uncharacterized protein — translated: MHLRGGRFGQVCLFTYYSHYAPLRALGVFKTLGEVRNLTK